One window of the Janthinobacterium sp. PAMC25594 genome contains the following:
- a CDS encoding histidine phosphatase family protein, which translates to MRLILVRHPAPQVTSGTCYGRSDVAVAPHEMATVRASLQATLPAGVPLYASPLRRCAGLATALAQDLPSSCLHFDARLAEMDFGAWEMQPWHAIARADIDAWAADLAWYRPGGGENVLAMAARVDAFLSDLLREQHETAVIICHAGTIRLLSALQARLPLEETALLAARSAHKIAYGATVVVDF; encoded by the coding sequence ATGCGACTGATTTTAGTGCGCCACCCCGCGCCGCAGGTGACCAGCGGCACCTGCTATGGTCGCAGCGACGTGGCGGTGGCGCCGCACGAAATGGCCACGGTGCGCGCCAGCCTGCAAGCAACGCTGCCGGCCGGCGTGCCGCTGTATGCCAGCCCGTTGCGCCGCTGCGCCGGCCTGGCGACAGCATTGGCGCAAGACCTGCCTTCCAGCTGCTTGCACTTCGACGCGCGGCTGGCCGAGATGGATTTCGGCGCGTGGGAAATGCAGCCCTGGCACGCGATTGCACGCGCGGACATCGATGCCTGGGCCGCCGATCTGGCCTGGTACCGCCCCGGCGGCGGCGAGAATGTGCTGGCGATGGCCGCTCGCGTCGATGCGTTTTTAAGCGATCTGTTGCGTGAACAACACGAAACGGCAGTCATCATCTGCCACGCGGGCACCATCCGCCTGCTGTCGGCACTGCAAGCCCGGCTGCCATTGGAGGAAACCGCCCTGCTGGCCGCCCGTTCCGCCCATAAAATCGCCTACGGTGCGACGGTTGTCGTCGATTTCTGA